In one window of Carcharodon carcharias isolate sCarCar2 chromosome 14, sCarCar2.pri, whole genome shotgun sequence DNA:
- the LOC121287166 gene encoding uncharacterized protein LOC121287166 isoform X2, whose protein sequence is MKLDSKRQFHLLKWIILGLLLIAVIVASLVIILMNTEPMKQLAECQAQLRNNTSLQEKYMETMADTQSSLKNCHNLSARQNEDILELGKRMKELELIKNNFSKKQEDLEAKAQTWQEQFHQCEMNMTTTNNHLKRTREELKACQSDRNACRHQLQHGQASTVHGHIGLIVLSVMSLKLLCS, encoded by the exons ATGAAATTGGACAGCAAGCGACAATTCCATCTTTTAAAATGGATAATTTTGGGGCTGTTATTGATTGCGGTGATTGTTGCAAGTTTGGTGATCATTCTGATGAACACAGAACCTATGAAGCAGTTGGCCGAGTGCCAGGCCCAACTTAGAAATAACACTTCGTTGCAGGAAAAGTACATGGAGACGATGGCGGATACACAGTCCTCATTGAAGAACTGTCACAATCTATCG GCTCGCCAAAATGAGGATATTTTGGAATTAGGGAAGAGGATGAAAGAGCTCGAACTTATCAAAAACAACTTCAGCAAGAAACAAGAGGACCTGGAAG CTAAAGCACAGACATGGCAGGAGCAATTTCACCAGTGTGAAATGAACATGACCACAACCAATAACCATCTAAAAAGGACAAGGGAAGAGTTAAAAGCGTGTCAATCGGACAG GAATGCATGTCGACATCAGCTGCAGCATGGCCAAGCTAGTACAGTGCATGGACACATTGGTTTGATTgttctctctgtcatgtctctcAAATTACTGTGTAGTTAG
- the LOC121287166 gene encoding uncharacterized protein LOC121287166 isoform X1: MLTALCAWIIRHPCLIFILFCLVLVTLFRKMPPVTPYQDHRSMLNAVETARLHRENRWLWGKNADLQERLTISEAKVEDLVSQLSKITQNREEEKRDELARQNEDILELGKRMKELELIKNNFSKKQEDLEAKAQTWQEQFHQCEMNMTTTNNHLKRTREELKACQSDRNACRHQLQHGQASTVHGHIGLIVLSVMSLKLLCS; encoded by the exons ATGCTGACAGCTTTATGTGCCTGGATCATAAGACACCCGTGCTTAATCTTTATTCTGTTCTGCCTGGTCCTCGTGACGCTCTTCAGGAAGATGCCACCCGTGACCCCATACCAAGATCACCGAAGTATGTTGAATGCTGTGGAGACTGCGCGGCTACACAGGGAGAACAGATGGCTTTGGGGAAAAAATGCAGACCTGCAAGAGCGTCTGACAATTTCAGAGGCAAAGGTGGAGGATCTGGTGTCTCAGCTCTCGAAGATCACTCAGAACCGGGAAGAGGAGAAGCGTGACGAACTG GCTCGCCAAAATGAGGATATTTTGGAATTAGGGAAGAGGATGAAAGAGCTCGAACTTATCAAAAACAACTTCAGCAAGAAACAAGAGGACCTGGAAG CTAAAGCACAGACATGGCAGGAGCAATTTCACCAGTGTGAAATGAACATGACCACAACCAATAACCATCTAAAAAGGACAAGGGAAGAGTTAAAAGCGTGTCAATCGGACAG GAATGCATGTCGACATCAGCTGCAGCATGGCCAAGCTAGTACAGTGCATGGACACATTGGTTTGATTgttctctctgtcatgtctctcAAATTACTGTGTAGTTAG
- the LOC121287166 gene encoding uncharacterized protein LOC121287166 isoform X3, translating into MLTALCAWIIRHPCLIFILFCLVLVTLFRKMPPVTPYQDHRSMLNAVETARLHRENRWLWGKNADLQERLTISEAKVEDLVSQLSKITQNREEEKRDELARQNEDILELGKRMKELELIKNNFSKKQEDLEGMHVDISCSMAKLVQCMDTLV; encoded by the exons ATGCTGACAGCTTTATGTGCCTGGATCATAAGACACCCGTGCTTAATCTTTATTCTGTTCTGCCTGGTCCTCGTGACGCTCTTCAGGAAGATGCCACCCGTGACCCCATACCAAGATCACCGAAGTATGTTGAATGCTGTGGAGACTGCGCGGCTACACAGGGAGAACAGATGGCTTTGGGGAAAAAATGCAGACCTGCAAGAGCGTCTGACAATTTCAGAGGCAAAGGTGGAGGATCTGGTGTCTCAGCTCTCGAAGATCACTCAGAACCGGGAAGAGGAGAAGCGTGACGAACTG GCTCGCCAAAATGAGGATATTTTGGAATTAGGGAAGAGGATGAAAGAGCTCGAACTTATCAAAAACAACTTCAGCAAGAAACAAGAGGACCTGGAAG GAATGCATGTCGACATCAGCTGCAGCATGGCCAAGCTAGTACAGTGCATGGACACATTGGTTTGA